From a single Gadus morhua chromosome 3, gadMor3.0, whole genome shotgun sequence genomic region:
- the LOC115540331 gene encoding transmembrane protease serine 6-like has translation KYCRKQSLLLSSVIQVEKIITDSSLSRYLNSTAVFAFGEGSLVVHFRVLLSVPASRVEAVSLGQVGDILQEGLNRYQLCQEEGQGFLLQPASLSVTDCYHYQRVETGSLPVALGGPDARHASCLWHLQAAPGSQLEVSVEWPLPSCGDQLLLYDALTPSPSQLITSVYGCNRLEPAVRVLSSGQWMALVWQYSSPCSVSLSAQAWEKQECNGSIGLEAVSGVQGTLRTPFYPSYYPPDTNCTWTFTMPSLAYGLSLEFEGYELTRAGFQQPCTRGQWLVENRRLCGTRGLHPYRERLFVLSTSTTVRMTSDVALTGPGLQLRYSLFNLSEPCPGQFLCTVNGLCASACDGIKDCPNGLDEESCVCVAQYQCLVDRRCVDYHKVCDQYPDCPNATDEENCTESVQCTDMTYACADGTCLRKTNPECDLITDCPDGSDETPCDCGISQITSRIVGGVNSSEGEWPWQASLQVRGQHVCGGALVSDQWVVTAAHCFYDDRLLNPSVWMVHLGKLLLNRTGPYDEVVPVLSIHLHRYYDEGSHDYDLALLRVRRSSPALLARRVLPVCLPPPSHRFSPSTLCWVTGWGALKENGEGSNVLQMVGVRLVSEVSCARTYGNLVTPRMLCAGYRQGGRDACQGDSGGPLVCQGPLGRWFLAGVVSWGTGCGRPDYYGVYSRITKVSAWIRDIIQAP, from the exons AAATACTGTAGGAAACAATCTCTCCTTTTGTCCTCTGTTATTCAGGTGGAGAAAATAATCACAGATTCAAGTCTCTCTCGGTACCTCAACTCCACAGCTGTGTTCGCTTTCGG AGAGGGCAGTCTGGTGGTCCACTTCCGGGTGCTGCTGTCGGTGCCAGCCAGCCGGGTCGAGGCGGTGTCGTTGGGCCAGGTGGGGGACATCCTTCAAGAGGGCCTGAACAGGTACCAGCTGTgtcaggaggaggggcaggggttCCTCCTGCAACCCGCCTCCCTGTCAGTCACAG ACTGTTACCACTACCAAAGGGTGGAGACCGGGAGCCTCCCTGTGGCCCTGGGGGGCCCAGACGCCAGGCATGCCTCCTGCCTGTGGCACCTGCAGGCAGCCCCTGGCTCCCAGCTTGAGGTCAGCGTGGAGTGGCCGCTGCCCAGCTGTGGAGACCAGCTGCTGCTGTATGACGCCCtgacccccagccccagccaaCTCATCACCTC agtGTATGGCTGCAATAGGCTGGAGCCTGCGGTTCGAGTGCTCTCTTCTGGCCAGTGGATGGCGCTGGTGTGGCAGTACAGCTCCCCATGCTCCGTCTCCCTGTCGGCTCAAGCCTGGGAGAAGCAAG AGTGCAATGGCAGTATTGGTCTGGAAGCAGTCTCAGGGGTTCAAGGTACCCTCAGGACACCCTTCTACCCAAGCTACTACCCGCCCGACACCAACTGCACCTGGACCTTCACT ATGCCTAGCTTGGCCTACGGCCTCTCTCTGGAGTTTGAGGGCTATGAACTGACCAGGGCCGGCTTCCAGCAGCCATGCACTCGGGGCCAGTGGCTGGTCGAGAACCGCAG ACTGTGTGGAACCAGAGGCCTACATCCCTACAGAGAGCGTCTGTTTGTCCTGTCCACCTCCACTACCGTCCGCATGACCTCTGATGTGGCTCTCACTGGGCCAGGCCTCCAGCTGCGTTACAGCCTCTTCAACCTATCAGAGC CATGTCCCGGTCAGTTCCTGTGCACTGTGAACGGTCTTTGTGCCTCTGCCTGCGATGGGATCAAGGACTGCCCAAACGGCCTGGACGAAGAAAGCTGTG tatgtgtggcACAGTACCAGTGTCTGGTTGACCGTCGGTGTGTGGACTACCACAAGGTGTGTGACCAATACCCCGACTGTCCTAACGCCACTGATGAGGAGAACTGCACTGAAA GTGTGCAGTGTACAGACATGACCTATGCGTGCGCTGACGGGACTTGCCTGAGGAAAACCAACCCAGAATGTGACCTCATCACAGACTGCCCAGACGGCTCCGATGAGACGCCCtgcg ACTGCGGCATCAGTCAGATCACCAGCCGTATTGTGGGTGGAGTCAACTCCTCTGAGGGGGAGTGGCCGTGGCAGGCCAGCctgcaggtcagaggtcaacacgTCTGTGGCGGGGCGCTGGTCTCCGACCAGTGGGTGGTGACTGCCGCTCACTGTTTCTACGACGACCG CCTCCTCAACCCCTCCGTGTGGATGGTGCATCTGGGCAAGCTGCTGCTGAACCGCACCGGCCCGTACGACGAGGTGGTTCCGGTGCTCAGCATCCACCTGCACCGTTACTACGACGAGGGCTCCCACGACTACGACCTGGCGCTGCTGCGTGTGCGGCGCTCTTCCCCCGCCCTGCTGGCCAGGCGCGTCCTGCCCGTGTGTTTGCCCCCACCCAGCCACCGGTTCAGCCCCAGCACGCTCTGCTGGGTGACGGGGTGGGGGGCCCTGAAGGAAAACG GAGAGGGCAGTAACGTGCTTCAGATGGTGGGCGTGCGGCTGGTCAGCGAGGTGTCTTGCGCCCGCACCTATGGAAATTTAGTCACTCCCAGAATGCTTTGCGCGGGATACCGCCAGGGTGGGCGTGACGCATGCCAG gggGACTCCGGGGGCCCTCTCGTGTGTCAGGGGCCGTTGGGTCGCTGGTTCCTAGCGGGCGTGGTGAGCTGGGGCACGGGCTGTGGGCGCCCTGACTACTACGGCGTCTACTCCCGCATCACCAAGGTCTCCGCCTGGATCAGGGACATCATCCAGGCTCCCTGA